The stretch of DNA CGCTCAAGCCCACCGCGGCACCGCCCTGGCGGTTGATGAGGTTGACGATGTCCTTGTTGACCAAGCCGCCCAGCACCATCTCCACCACGTCCATGGTCTCGGCGTCGGTGACCCGCATCCCCTGCACGAATTCGCTGGTTTTCCCCAAACGCTGCAGCAGATTGCCGATCTGCGGCCCGCCGCCGTGCACCACCACCGGGTTGATGCCGACCAGTTTCAGCAGCACGATGTCGCGGGCGAAGCTGTTCTTCAGGCGATCGTCGATCATGGCGTTGCCGCCGTACTTGACGACGAGGGTCTTGCCCTTGAAGCGCCGGATATACGGCAAGGCCTCGGTCAGGACGTGGGCGATCTGATTGGCGAAGGAGCTTTCCAAGGGTTCCTGTTGTTTCATGGGCAAACCAAGGCGTCAGTGGTTCTAGAAAGGCAGGTCGAGATCGGGCCGCACCTTCAGCAGCAACTCCCGGAAGCGCTGCTGAATGCGAGCCAGCCCTTCGGCGGTGTCGGCTTCGAAGCGGATCACCAGGGAAGGCGTGGTGTTGGAGGCGCGCACCAGCCCCCAGCCGTCGGCGAAATCGACCCGCAGGCCGTCGATGTCGGTCGTGCGGCCATCGCCGAAGTCGGCCAGGGCGCGCATTTTTTCGATGAAGGCGAGGTTCTCGCCCTCCTGCAGCCGCACGCCGAGTTCGGGCGTGTTGACGCTGTCCGGCAGCTCCGCGAACACCTCGGCGGTGGGACGCGGATCGGCGGACAGGATTTCCACCATCCGGGCGCAGGCGTAGATGCCGTCGTCGAAGCCGTACCAGCGCTCCTTGAAGAAGAAATGGCCGCTCATCTCGCCCGCCAGCAGGGCGCCGGTTTCCTTCATCTTGGCCTTGATCAGGGAATGGCCGGTCTTCCACATCAGCGGACGTCCGCCATGGCGCAGGATGTAACCGGCCAGATGGCGAGTGCATTTGACGTCGTAGATGATGTCGGCGCCGGGTTCGCGGGACAGCACGTCGGCGGCGAACAGCATCATCTGGCGGTCCGGCCAGATGATGTTCCCGGCCGAGTCGACCACGCCGAGCCGGTCGCCGTCGCCGTCGAAGGCCACGCCGAGGTCCGCGCCTTCCCGCTTCACCGTTTCGATCAGCACCGCCAGGTTTTCCGGCTTGCTCGGATCGGGGTGATGGTTGGGGAAATTGCCGTCGACCGTGCAATACAATTCGACCACTTCGCAATCCAGGGCGCGGAGGATCTGCGGCGCCACCACGGCGGCCACGCCGTTGCCGCAATCGACCACGATCTTGAATTGCCGGCCGACCTGCACGTCTTCCACGATCGCTAAGTGGTAATCGGGGAGCAGGTCGCGACGCTCGACCCGCCCTTCTCCGCTATGAAAATTCCCTGATTCGATGCGGCGCCGGAGGGTCTGGATGTCCTCGCCGGCCAGGGTCTGCCCTCCCAGCACGATCTTGAAGCCGTTGTAGTTGGCAGGATTGTGGCTGCCGGTCACCATGACGCCGGAACGACCCGCCAGCTCATGGGTGCCGAAATACAGGACGGGCGTGGGCGCCAGCCCCAGATCGGTGACCTCGCAGCCGGTCGTTCGCAATCCTTCCGCCAAGGCGGCGCAGAGCGCGGGACTGCTCAACCGCCCGTCGCGTGCGACGACGACCCGCCGCTCTCCTCGATCCAGCGCTTCGCTGCCGATGGCTCGGCCTATCGCCCGGGCCGCCGCCTCGGTCAAGGTATCACCGACGATGCCGCGAATGTCGTAAGCCCGGAACAGGGTGGGAGCAATGTCCGGAACGGGTCGCATAGCCATGGGAATCTCCTCTTTTTGATCGTTCATGGCCGGCGGCAACGGCGCCTCTTCCGGCACGGGGAATCGCATTTCCGAGTCACCCGGCAATGACGGGGCCGGGACTCCCTCCGACGGTATTGCGCCGAACGGCCTCAGGCCATCGACCACGTCCTGCATTTCCTTGAGCCTCGCCCGGCCGGCGTGGCGCGGGAGACTCGAGGGTGCCGCCGGGACCAGCGCTGATATCAGCGCCGCATCATGTTTCATCGCCTCCGCCAGCAGACGTCCGGCCCAAAGCAGCGCCGCCAGGATCAGCAGCAGCGCCGTTCCGCCTGCGGCGAAAGCCCACCACAGCGGGGATGGGTCCTGGGCCGGGCGCCAGTAGACGATCCGCCAGCCGCGGCTGCCCAGCACCGATGCGTCACCGTCCGGAGGTTCGGCCCGGCGGGCGCGGTCGCCGGTGAAGACCAGGGGCAGTTCGCCTTGCCTGAGCTCCAGCGCGGCGCCAAAAGGCATCGGAACCGAGCGCATGGCATCGAGCAGGATATCGGGGGAGAGGCTGGCCAGCAGCACGCCCCGCCCGTCGACGAGCGGCACGGCGAGCGCGACGTGGACGTTCGGGCTGTTGGCCGCATGCATCGCCGGCAATGACTCCCCACGCCGGGCATCCCGAATCGCCTCCAGGTCGGCATAACCCATCGCCGGCACGCGGGAAGTATCCAGCAGGTCGCTATGGTTGGGCACCAGACGCACGAGGAGCGATCCCGGCAGCGCACCGGTGAGCCGGCTTTCCTCCGCGGCGATCCGAGAGGGATCGCCGGCCGCCAGGGCTTCGTCCAGCCGGGCATCGCTGCCCATGCCGCTCAAGGCCCGGAAAGACCAGCCGAGACGGTCGCGCACATTGAACGCCGCGGCGTCGGCCGCAGCCGCCATCGCCTCCCGGCTGGAGGCTTCGACACGATGCCGCTCGGCCCAGACGAGCCCAGCCGCCGTCGCGGCCACCGCCAGCATCGACACCAGACCGACCGACCATAACAGCCGGCGAAGGCTCAACAAGGGCACGGCTAATGCCGGCCGGTATGGCCGAACCCGCCCTCGGCCCGCCGGCTTTCGGCGAACGCTTCGACCTGCTCGAAGGCAACCTGGGCCACCGGCACGAACACCATCTGGGCGATGCGCTCGCCGACGGCGATTTCGAAGGCTTCCGAGCCCCGGTTCCAGCAGGACACCATCACCTGGCCCTGGTAGTCGGAATCGATCAGGCCCACCAGATTGCCCAGCACGATGCCGTGCTTGTGGCCCAGTCCCGAGCGCGGCAACAGCATGGCCGCCAGCGCCGGATCGCCGATGTGGATGGCGAAACCGGTCGGGATCAAGTGCGTCTCGCCCGGGCGCAGCACCAGCGGTGCGTCGAGGCAGGCCCGGAGGTCGAGCCCGGCGGCACCCGGCGTGGCATAGTGCGGCAGCGGGATTTCGTTGCCGAGGCGGGGATCAAGGATCCTGATCTGTATTTTCGGCATAGTAACGTTCGGCTATCAATCGAATCAGTCGGTGGGCGATTTCGGTCTTGGAGGCCAGCGGCAAATGGCATTCTCCACCGCGCCAGCACACGAACAGGGCATTTTCGTCGCGCTCGAAACCGCCCGGCGCCGCGCCGCCCACCTCGTTGGCGGCCACCAGGTCGGCGCCTTTGGCCTCCAGCTTGGCGCGGGCATGGGCCTCGACCTCACCGGTCTCGGCGGCGAATCCCACGACAAAAGGCTTGTCCGGCAAGGCCGCGATGGAACGGAGGATGTCCCGGGTCCGGCTCAGGGTCAGCTCCAGCCGATCGGCGTGTTTCTTGATCTTGGCATCCGCCACCCGTGCCGGCGTGTAATCCGCCACGGCGGCGGTGCCGATGTAGATGTCCGTCCGGTCCGTCCGCGCCATGACCGCCTCATGCATTTCGGCGGCGGTTTCCACCCTCACGGTCTCGACGCCAGCGGGCGCATCGAGCGCGACCGGTCCGCTGATCAAGGTGACGTCCGCGCCGGCGCGCCGCGCCGCGGCGGCCAAGGCGTAGCCCATTTTTCCGGAACTGCGGTTGCCGATGAAACGCACGGGGTCGATGGGCTCGCGGGTCGGGCCCGCGCTGATCAGCACCCTGAGGCCCGAAAGCAGGCCGCCCGCCGCCAGCGCATCGGCGAGGTCGAGGACGAGCCGGGCGGGCTCCCGCATCCGGCCCGGCCCCGTCTCGCCGCACGCCTGATCGCCTTCATCCGGCCCCAACAGGGCAACTCCCCGGCCGGCCAAAGCGGCGGCGTGGGAGCGGGTCGCCGGATGCAGCCACATCGCACGGTTCATTGCCGGCGCCAGAAACAGTGGCACTTCAGCAGCCAGGCACAGGGTGGCCAGCAGGTCGTCGGCCAGCCCGAGGCTGATGCGGGCCATGAAATCCGCCGAAGCCGGCGCGACCAGGATGGCATCCGCCCAGCGGGACAACTGGATGTGCCCCATCGCCGACTCGGCACCGGGCATGAACATGTCGTGGGCGACCGGATGGCCGGACAGGGCTTCGAAAGTCAAAGGCTGGACGAACCGACAGGCCGCCGGCGTCATCGCCACACGCACCTCGGCGCCGGCCTGGCGCAGGCGGCGGGTGATCTCTGCGGCCTTATAGGCCGCAATGCCGCCGGTCACGCCGAGGAGAATGCGCTTGTGGTGGAGATCAGCCAAGGACGAAGTCAGGGAAGGGTCACACGGGGCGACATTATGGCAAGTTTAGTCCAGCCCTTCTATGCTTGAAACGACCCGACACGAAAGGATACCCGACCATGCCCATCACCGACTGGCCCGCCGACGAACGCCCACGCGAACGGCTACTGAAGCTCGGCCCCGCCGCCCTGTCCGACGCCGAATTGCTGGCCATTTTTCTGCGGACCGGCATCGCCGGCAAAAGCGCGGTCGACCTCGCGCGCGACCTTCTGCAGGAATTCGGCTCGCTGTCCGCCCTGCTCAAGGCGGACCACCAGCGTTTCGTGAGATCGGCCGGGCTCGGCACGGCAAAGTACACGCAAATCCAGGCCGTGCTCGAACTCGCGCGGCGCCATTTCGAGGAATGCCTGAAGCGCGAGGATGCGCTCACCAGCCCCGAGCTGACGCGGCAATATCTCTCGAACTGGCTGAAGGGCAAACCTTATGAGGTGTTCGTCGGGCTGTTCCTGGACAACCAGCACCGGGTGATCCGCGCGGAGGAACTGTTCCGCGGCACCATAGACGGGGCCTCGGTCTACCCTCGGGAAGTGGTCAAGCAGGCGCTCTCCGAAAACGCGGCGGCCATGATCTTCGCCCACAACCACCCCTCCGGCATCTGCGAACCCAGCGACGCCGACCGCATGCTCACGCAAAGGCTGAAGCAGGCGCTGGGACTGGTCGACATCCGCGTGCTCGACCATTTCATCATCGGCGACGGCATGCCTTATTCCTTTGCCGAGCGGGGGTTGCTCTGAGCCCATGAGCGACACCCCATCGAGCCGCCCCTGCGGCAGCGGGAGGAACTTCAAGCATTGCTGCGCCGCTTGACGGGCGACTCTCCCCTGGTGTCGACGCCGAGTTTCAGTTCGACGCCACGATCAGGTACATCCCCAACCCCACCATCACCAAGCCGCTGAGCAGCTTGAGCCAGCGGCCTTCGCTCTCCTGGAGCCTGCGCTGGCTCAGGGTGACGACACCGACGCCGAGCACGATGACGTCGTCCAACATGTAGGCGAGATTGTACAAGAGGAGATACGCGTAGTACTCGGCGCCGCCCAACTGGCGCAGAGTCAGGATCCGGGTGTACAGGGCCGGAAACCCCGAGGTGCAAAGGAGTTCGACCAACTGGACCAGGACGGCGAGCACCACGGCACCGATCATGGCGCCCCAGAGGTTTTCCGCCTGCAGGATGCGCCGCATGCGGGCGTAGATGCCTGGCTTGGCGGCCGCCGGTATGGACAGCGAGACGCCGCGGCCGTAAGCCCAGAAATCCTTGAGGTGGATCGATCCGGCCAGAAGGGCGATCGCCGCGACGACGAGTTCCGATACCCGCGAAATGCCTATCAACACGAACAGATTGAGCCAAGCGGCCATGAACGCGAAATAGGCGATTCCTTCCACCGCCACGAAGGCGCCTGCGATCGCCAGCATGCGCAGCCGGTCCTTCATCGGCGCCAGCAGTGAGATCATGAGGATCAGCACCCACAGCGAACACGGATTGAAGCCGTCAAGGAGTCCCAGGACGACGGTGAAAGCGGGCAATCCGGCCTGTTCGAGGGTGATCCGTTGCCCGAACAGTTCGACCGCGAAGGTTTCGGGCGTTGCCGGAGCCGCGGTTCCGGGGCCGCAGGTCAGGGACGCCTCGGCTTCGCAGCTCTCCGCCCCGCCCGGTCCGGCCCATCCGGCGTCGCCCAGCGCAGCGACGATCCGCTGCCCATCGCCTGATTCATCCGAATAGCCGACGATCCATTGCCCGCGCACCAGGAACGACGGGACCCTGGCGGATTGGTGCCGCTCGGCGGCAATCGCTTGCAACCGGGCCAGAGCGGTTTGGTCCTTCGCGACGTCCCGAATCAGGATGCGCAGGCCGGGGCGCTCGCGGCCGAGCGTTGCGAGAAAAGCTTCGGCCCGCTCGCAATGCGGACAGCCTTCGCGGACGAAGGCTTCGACGTCCGCCGGGGCCGACTGAACCGCTGCACCGCCTGCGGAAGCTTCCGCTACCGCGGCGCCCGGCAGCGCCATGCAGACGGTCAGCGCTAACAGCAGAGGCCAGCGCTTCCATCCGTGTCGAGGCCGCATGCGCCGCATCAGTCGATGCGCAGAACCAACTTGCCGGTGGCGTGGCCGGCTTCGATGGCCTCGTGCACGCGGGCGGCCTGTTCCAGCGGATAGACGCCGCCGAGATGCAGCTCGAGCTTGCCGGCATCGATCCATTCGCCGCAGGCGCGGAGGATTTCCACATGATGGTCCCGCGCTGCGTCCAGCTTGCGCAGCATCGGCACCAGCATCAGTTCGAAGCCTATCCTGAGGTTGCGCATCCGCGCCTCGGCCAAGGACGTGCCGCCGGTATCGAGCAGGGTCACCAGGTCGCCGAAGTGGGCGGTGCACTCGATGCTGCGGCGGAACACCTCGGGACCGACCGTGTCCAGCACGAGATCGGCGCCCCGGCCGCCGGTCAGGGCGTTGACCTCGGCGACGAAATCCCGATGCCGGTAATCGATGGTTTCATCGGCGCCCCAGCCCCTGGCCAGCGCGGCCTTGTCTTCGGAAGACACGGTGGCGATCACCCGCGCGCCGCGCAGTTTGGCCAATTGCACGGCGACATGGCCGACGCCGCCGGCGGCGGCATGCACCAGGACGGTCTGGCCCGCCTGCAAGCGTCCGCGGTCGTATAAAGCACCCCAGGCGGTGATGAGCACCAGGGGACCGGCCGCGGCGCTGATGAAATCCAGCGACTGCGGTATGGGCGCCGCCCAGCGCTGGTCCAGCACGGTGTATTCGGCATAGTTGCCCTGCGCCGCGCCGAGCCCGCCGTTGCAGAACCACACCCGGTCGCCGACACGGAAGCGGTTGACCTCGGCCCCCGTTTCGACGACTTCGCCGGCGCCGTCGCAGCCGAGCACCGCTGGCAGCGCGTCGTCGTAGAACAACCCGCGGCGGCGGACCTTGGTGTCGATGGGATTGACGCCGGCCGCCTTGAGCCGAACCTTGATGTCGGTCGGCGCCGCCAGCGCCGGCTCGGGCAGTTCGCGCAGCTCCAGCACCTCGGCGGCCTCGCCGGGCTTGGTCATGACGATGGCTTTCATGGATGTCCTCTCCGTTGGGTTCGATGGCTGTGATGGGCGGCGGCCACGGTGTCGTCCGACCGCCGGTATCGGGAATCTGGCCGCCGCACGCCCAGGAAGCGGCTCAGCCAATACGGCTTGCTCAGGCTGGAGACCTTGACGCCGGAATGACTGCTGGAGGCATGGACGAAGGATTCGTTGCCGATGTAGATGCCGACGTGGGAATACGAGCGCCCGTCCGTCCTGAAAAACAGGAGATCGCCGGGAAGGCGGCAATTCTTGGGCACCTCAGGCAGCTTGCTCGCCATCTCGCGGGCGGTGCGCGGCAGATCGATGCCGTGCCGCTGATAGACGTGCTGGACGAAGCCGCTGCAGTCGAATCCTCTCTCCGGCGACGCTCCGCCCCACACGTACGGCACCCCTTGCAGACTCAATGCGTAGGGCACGACCTGGCCGTTGGCGGCGGCCGGCGCGCTTTGCTTCACCTCGGGCGTGCTCGCGCAGCCCGACAGGAGCGCCGGGAGCATCAGCAGGATGAAGCGCAATAGCGGAACCACGGCCATCGGCAGTTGAAGCGTGTTAGGTCACGGACCGCCATTATCCGGAGATTCCGCGGCGGGAGAAAGGGCGCGGCCCGGCTCGCCTCAAGGAGCCTCGGCCAGAAAGATCGCCCGGCGGGGCGCGGGATGGCCTTCGACCGTGCGGGAGGAATCCTCCGGGTCGAGGAAGTCCGGCAGCGACTGGAATTGCATCCAGCCGGTCGAGCGTTGCTCCTGGATCGTGGTGGGAGACACGTCGACCAGGCGGACATCGCGGTAACCCGCGCGCGCCAGCCAGGACAGCAGGGTCGGGGGGGATGGAATGAACCAGACGTTGCGCATCTGGGCATAGCGTCCCTCGGGCACCAATACCTGGCCCGCCTCGCCTTCGATGACCAGGGTTTCCAGCACCAATTCCCCGCCCGGCCGAAGACAACCCTTCAATTCCGCCAGATGGTCGAACGGCGAGCGGCGGTGATACAGCACCCCCATCGAGAACACGGTGTCGAAAACCCGGGTCTCGGACGGAAAGTCTTCGATCCCCAAAGGCAGCACGGCGACCGGCCAGTCTCCGGCGAAATGGCGCACGGCCAGGAACTGCGCCACGCTGAGCAGGGTGGGATCGATCCCGATGACGGCTTTCGCCCCGGCCCCCAGCATGCGCCAGGCGTGATAGCCATTGCCGCAGCCGACGTCGAGGACCCGCCGGCCGGCCAGTGGCGCGATCGCGTGCTGCAGCCGGCGCCATTTCAGGTCGGAGCGCCATTCGGTGTCGATGACGATGCCGTGAATGTCGTACGGCCCCTTGCGCCAGGGGTGAAGCCGGCGCAGAGCGGATTCGATGGCTTGCCGGGCAAGCCTGTCGCAATCGCCATCCCGGCCCAACGATACCGTATCCGCCGCAAAATCCACCGCCGAAGGCGCAACCTCGGGCAGATCCTGCAATAGCGCGCGCCACCTCGGCCAATTGCCGTGGCGGCTGCCTGCCAGCGCCGCTTCGATCCGGGGCAGCAGGATCTCCGCCCAGCCTGGGAAACACCGTGGGGCCAGCAGCCCGGCAAACAGCTCGCGATCGCTCATGCACCACCCGCCCCGGCCGCCGGGCCGGCCGTGCTAGAATCCGCCGAAGCCTCGGCACGGTGCCGAGCAGCACCACGACACGGAGGAATCAAGGCATGAGCCGGCCCGACATCGAAGCCGTCACATCCTATCTGCTGACTCTTCAGGAGAGCATCTGCAGTACGCTGGAAACCGAAGAACCGCGCGCCCGCTTCATGGAGGACCGCTGGGAGCACGCCGCCGGCGGCGGGGGCAGGACCCGCGTCCTGAGCGGCGGGGAGACCTTCGAGCAGGGCGGCGTCAACTTCTCTCATGTCCGCGGCGCCAGCCTGCCGGCCTCGGCCACCGCGCATCGTCCGGAACTGGCCGGCCGCAGCTTCCAGGCGACCGGCGTGTCGCTGGTCATCCATCCGCTGAATCCCTATGTCCCCACCTCGCATGCCAATGTGCGGTTCTTCCTCGCCGAGAAGGAAGGCGAGGCACCGATCTGGTGGTTCGGCGGCGGCTTCGACCTGACGCCTTACTACCCGTTCGAAGACGACGTGATCCACTGGCACAGGACGAGCCGGGACGCCTGCCTGCCGTTCGGGACGGACGTCTATCCGCGGTTCAAGCGCTGGTGCGACGAGTATTTTTTCCTGAAGCATCGCAACGAGACCCGAGGCGTGGGCGGCCTGTTCTTCGACGACCTGAACGAGTGGGGATTCGAACGCTGTTTCGCGTTCCTGCGCAGCGTAGGCGACCATTATCTGAAGGCTTACCTGCCGATCGTCCAGCGGCGGAAGGCGACGCCCTACGGCGAAAGGGAGCGGGAATTCCAGCTTTACCGGCGCGGGCGCTACGTCGAATTCAACTTGGTTTACGATCGCGGAACCCTGTTCGGGCTCCAGTCGGGCGGGAGAACGGAATCCATCCTCATGTCACTGCCTCCCGTCGCCCACTGGCGCTACAACTGGCGACCGCAACAAGGCAGTGCCGAGGAAAACCTGTACCTCAACTATCTGAAGCCGCGGGAATGGCTGGAATCATGATTCCTTGTGGGCCAATGGCTCCTTGAACGCATTGGCGTTGCGCTGCACCAGATCCTTGATCAGCGGCTCCAGGCCCGTCTGCGCCACCTGGTTGGTGAAGCTGGTGCGATAGTTCTGCAGCAGGCTGATGCCTTCGATCAGGATGTCGTAGACCTTCCACTCGCTGCCGGTCTGCACCATGCGATAGTTCACCGCAATCGGCTGCGCACCTTCCTGCAGGACTTCGG from Methylococcus geothermalis encodes:
- a CDS encoding glutaredoxin family protein, which codes for MRPRHGWKRWPLLLALTVCMALPGAAVAEASAGGAAVQSAPADVEAFVREGCPHCERAEAFLATLGRERPGLRILIRDVAKDQTALARLQAIAAERHQSARVPSFLVRGQWIVGYSDESGDGQRIVAALGDAGWAGPGGAESCEAEASLTCGPGTAAPATPETFAVELFGQRITLEQAGLPAFTVVLGLLDGFNPCSLWVLILMISLLAPMKDRLRMLAIAGAFVAVEGIAYFAFMAAWLNLFVLIGISRVSELVVAAIALLAGSIHLKDFWAYGRGVSLSIPAAAKPGIYARMRRILQAENLWGAMIGAVVLAVLVQLVELLCTSGFPALYTRILTLRQLGGAEYYAYLLLYNLAYMLDDVIVLGVGVVTLSQRRLQESEGRWLKLLSGLVMVGLGMYLIVASN
- the dut gene encoding dUTP diphosphatase, whose product is MPKIQIRILDPRLGNEIPLPHYATPGAAGLDLRACLDAPLVLRPGETHLIPTGFAIHIGDPALAAMLLPRSGLGHKHGIVLGNLVGLIDSDYQGQVMVSCWNRGSEAFEIAVGERIAQMVFVPVAQVAFEQVEAFAESRRAEGGFGHTGRH
- a CDS encoding C40 family peptidase translates to MAVVPLLRFILLMLPALLSGCASTPEVKQSAPAAANGQVVPYALSLQGVPYVWGGASPERGFDCSGFVQHVYQRHGIDLPRTAREMASKLPEVPKNCRLPGDLLFFRTDGRSYSHVGIYIGNESFVHASSSHSGVKVSSLSKPYWLSRFLGVRRPDSRYRRSDDTVAAAHHSHRTQRRGHP
- the radC gene encoding RadC family protein translates to MPITDWPADERPRERLLKLGPAALSDAELLAIFLRTGIAGKSAVDLARDLLQEFGSLSALLKADHQRFVRSAGLGTAKYTQIQAVLELARRHFEECLKREDALTSPELTRQYLSNWLKGKPYEVFVGLFLDNQHRVIRAEELFRGTIDGASVYPREVVKQALSENAAAMIFAHNHPSGICEPSDADRMLTQRLKQALGLVDIRVLDHFIIGDGMPYSFAERGLL
- the hemF gene encoding oxygen-dependent coproporphyrinogen oxidase; this translates as MSRPDIEAVTSYLLTLQESICSTLETEEPRARFMEDRWEHAAGGGGRTRVLSGGETFEQGGVNFSHVRGASLPASATAHRPELAGRSFQATGVSLVIHPLNPYVPTSHANVRFFLAEKEGEAPIWWFGGGFDLTPYYPFEDDVIHWHRTSRDACLPFGTDVYPRFKRWCDEYFFLKHRNETRGVGGLFFDDLNEWGFERCFAFLRSVGDHYLKAYLPIVQRRKATPYGEREREFQLYRRGRYVEFNLVYDRGTLFGLQSGGRTESILMSLPPVAHWRYNWRPQQGSAEENLYLNYLKPREWLES
- the coaBC gene encoding bifunctional phosphopantothenoylcysteine decarboxylase/phosphopantothenate--cysteine ligase CoaBC — protein: MADLHHKRILLGVTGGIAAYKAAEITRRLRQAGAEVRVAMTPAACRFVQPLTFEALSGHPVAHDMFMPGAESAMGHIQLSRWADAILVAPASADFMARISLGLADDLLATLCLAAEVPLFLAPAMNRAMWLHPATRSHAAALAGRGVALLGPDEGDQACGETGPGRMREPARLVLDLADALAAGGLLSGLRVLISAGPTREPIDPVRFIGNRSSGKMGYALAAAARRAGADVTLISGPVALDAPAGVETVRVETAAEMHEAVMARTDRTDIYIGTAAVADYTPARVADAKIKKHADRLELTLSRTRDILRSIAALPDKPFVVGFAAETGEVEAHARAKLEAKGADLVAANEVGGAAPGGFERDENALFVCWRGGECHLPLASKTEIAHRLIRLIAERYYAENTDQDP
- a CDS encoding phosphomannomutase/phosphoglucomutase; amino-acid sequence: MPLLSLRRLLWSVGLVSMLAVAATAAGLVWAERHRVEASSREAMAAAADAAAFNVRDRLGWSFRALSGMGSDARLDEALAAGDPSRIAAEESRLTGALPGSLLVRLVPNHSDLLDTSRVPAMGYADLEAIRDARRGESLPAMHAANSPNVHVALAVPLVDGRGVLLASLSPDILLDAMRSVPMPFGAALELRQGELPLVFTGDRARRAEPPDGDASVLGSRGWRIVYWRPAQDPSPLWWAFAAGGTALLLILAALLWAGRLLAEAMKHDAALISALVPAAPSSLPRHAGRARLKEMQDVVDGLRPFGAIPSEGVPAPSLPGDSEMRFPVPEEAPLPPAMNDQKEEIPMAMRPVPDIAPTLFRAYDIRGIVGDTLTEAAARAIGRAIGSEALDRGERRVVVARDGRLSSPALCAALAEGLRTTGCEVTDLGLAPTPVLYFGTHELAGRSGVMVTGSHNPANYNGFKIVLGGQTLAGEDIQTLRRRIESGNFHSGEGRVERRDLLPDYHLAIVEDVQVGRQFKIVVDCGNGVAAVVAPQILRALDCEVVELYCTVDGNFPNHHPDPSKPENLAVLIETVKREGADLGVAFDGDGDRLGVVDSAGNIIWPDRQMMLFAADVLSREPGADIIYDVKCTRHLAGYILRHGGRPLMWKTGHSLIKAKMKETGALLAGEMSGHFFFKERWYGFDDGIYACARMVEILSADPRPTAEVFAELPDSVNTPELGVRLQEGENLAFIEKMRALADFGDGRTTDIDGLRVDFADGWGLVRASNTTPSLVIRFEADTAEGLARIQQRFRELLLKVRPDLDLPF
- the cmoB gene encoding tRNA 5-methoxyuridine(34)/uridine 5-oxyacetic acid(34) synthase CmoB, with protein sequence MSDRELFAGLLAPRCFPGWAEILLPRIEAALAGSRHGNWPRWRALLQDLPEVAPSAVDFAADTVSLGRDGDCDRLARQAIESALRRLHPWRKGPYDIHGIVIDTEWRSDLKWRRLQHAIAPLAGRRVLDVGCGNGYHAWRMLGAGAKAVIGIDPTLLSVAQFLAVRHFAGDWPVAVLPLGIEDFPSETRVFDTVFSMGVLYHRRSPFDHLAELKGCLRPGGELVLETLVIEGEAGQVLVPEGRYAQMRNVWFIPSPPTLLSWLARAGYRDVRLVDVSPTTIQEQRSTGWMQFQSLPDFLDPEDSSRTVEGHPAPRRAIFLAEAP
- a CDS encoding SEC-C metal-binding domain-containing protein, which encodes MSDTPSSRPCGSGRNFKHCCAA
- a CDS encoding zinc-dependent alcohol dehydrogenase family protein, whose protein sequence is MKAIVMTKPGEAAEVLELRELPEPALAAPTDIKVRLKAAGVNPIDTKVRRRGLFYDDALPAVLGCDGAGEVVETGAEVNRFRVGDRVWFCNGGLGAAQGNYAEYTVLDQRWAAPIPQSLDFISAAAGPLVLITAWGALYDRGRLQAGQTVLVHAAAGGVGHVAVQLAKLRGARVIATVSSEDKAALARGWGADETIDYRHRDFVAEVNALTGGRGADLVLDTVGPEVFRRSIECTAHFGDLVTLLDTGGTSLAEARMRNLRIGFELMLVPMLRKLDAARDHHVEILRACGEWIDAGKLELHLGGVYPLEQAARVHEAIEAGHATGKLVLRID